From the Drosophila simulans strain w501 chromosome 2L, Prin_Dsim_3.1, whole genome shotgun sequence genome, the window ACCGTACAAAAAAAGGTGAAATACCATAAATGTGGGGCTTCCCAAAATGGCTggctgcataatttatgcacacaATTCGTCGCTGCATTCGAATGTCCTGTTCCCAGAGTCCTGTTCCCATTTGGTATCCACAACAGCTGACGCACAGCGTCCGGATAATTATCCGTCCTCCGGCCAACCGTCCGATTAATTAAAAGGCATTTTATTGACtgggaggaggtggtggccaAATGGGGATCTGCGAGTGTGGAGTGGGCCACTTTTATCGCCAGTACCTTGCTGACAGCAAATTGCTTTAGCTGatttggcattttccattGAGGAGATGATAAATGAAAGGCTATTGAAGGAGGTGCCAGCATGGATGTGGTGTGAAGTGCAGATAGAACAAAGTAAAGTCAATTTCAGGGGATTTTAATGGATGAATTACAGCATCAGAACTGAATATCGTAAGTGAATAAAGTGAACTTTAGTTGGATCCAACAGTTCCACTCACGGTAATGTTCCTCAGAATCCTCCATAAAAATAGATGCATCTTAAACCTACTGTCTTCAATGGGGTCTTTTAAAAGCCTTCCCCATCAGAGGTACCACACTCAGACGGTCCAGTTCCGAGCCCTCGGGCACCGCAAGGAATaccaaattgaataaataggGTACGATATAATCTCCAAAGAGTAACCCAATAGCCGGCGGGCAAACCGCAAAACTGCAAGCAGGAATCGTCCTTTGGCACTCAATAAATGCTATCCTTCTCTGTGCGGAGCAGGCTCAAATGTCAGTCACATATTCCTTCAATCATCAGGACGCTCCGCAGAGCGATTTCCCAAAGGATGCCAGTGCAACAATGTCGTGGCTGGGGTGGGTGTAAAACATGGGCACAAAGTCCAATTTGTTTGTAATGGCATTACtttgtttacaaaacaaattttgtatgCATAGCGAGTAGCAGTCGTTGGGAGGAAAGAGGTGAGTTGGCCGGGGACTCCCACACGACCGATTCCTAGCCCGATTCCTCGACCCTTGCAACAAATGCTGCACAACCAGCTCGAATGCCGCGGGAGCTGTCGCAGTCTGGGAAActcgaaaacaaaaatggaaggcgggcaaataaaatatagacATAGATATATACAATGTATATGTTTGTACAGCTTCTAAAAATCGTTGTACCATAAAATTTCCCCAATGGACGCTCGGAGTTTTCGCTCTGCAAGGACCCTTCGTCCTGCCTTTTCGCTGTTTAATTTTACAATTGTCCTTTTTCTTTATTCCTGTCCAGGGAGCGAGATGAGTTGGTGGGCCAGGTTTATCTATGCGCATCCGTTCCAAGTGCGGTTTTGTGATTTATGCTCGTTTCTGTGGGCcaacatttgttttgctcaCCAAGGCCGAGCAAATAAGGCAGTCTTGTGGGTGGTAAATGGGGTTCACATAGAATCACTATGATTTTTGTTAATGAAGCTTTTAAAAACGAGTTCCCAGAACGGTTTAATTTCCTTAATCGGGAGTCCAAAATCAATTCGATATGCTGATTGAGACTTGCAAGTtacacttttatttaaaaacaaagctTATATTGTTCAGGTATCGTAGGGACACGACTCCTGCGGAACTTTGCTCATGTCCCCTATAACAAGACCGGACATTTTTCCAAAGTACTGAGCCATATGTATCACCTGAGCACTGGGCAATCGTTTTCGGGTTTGGATGACTGCCCAATCTGTGGGATCAAGGGATCGTATTAGGGGaaagtatttattattcaCTGCACTACACTCACGAAAACTGAATATTTTGCTGGCATCAAAGCACATAAATCGGATGGCGAAGTTCACATAATCGGTATCCAGAACATACATCAGAACGCCCTCAGGAAAAGCtgcaaaattaaaacacgTTAATAACTCGCTTTAATTGGCTTAACTAATTCCACCATAATTTACCCGTACTTGTTGTGTCCAAAATATACCGCCCAAATTCTGGCTCCACGCGCAGTATGTCTGCCTTTCTCATCTTTACAGTACCAGTTCTGTGAATGTGGCTTATAGATTTGtttcaaaatattgaaaatcacTCACTGGCTGTTCAGTTCGCGGGCCACAACGCTGAATTTATTCTCTTCCACCTCCATGAAATCCGTCGACTGACATTTTTCCACTCGCAACGAGAGATGAGGATATATCGAGTGGGTGTACCACTTTCCTTTGAATCGTTCCATGTCCAAATCCCCAACAGCCGTCATGTTGGAGGGACAGGCGCCATGAAAGGCCCGCATGGCCATTGAAGATTGAAGACATA encodes:
- the LOC6730571 gene encoding uncharacterized protein LOC6730571 isoform X2, whose translation is MIKWKIFVLAILCLQSSMAMRAFHGACPSNMTAVGDLDMERFKGKWYTHSIYPHLSLRVEKCQSTDFMEVEENKFSVVARELNSQTGTVKMRKADILRVEPEFGRYILDTTTFPEGVLMYVLDTDYVNFAIRFMCFDASKIFSFHWAVIQTRKRLPSAQVIHMAQYFGKMSGLVIGDMSKVPQESCPYDT
- the LOC6730571 gene encoding uncharacterized protein LOC6730571 isoform X1, which produces MIKWKIFVLAILCLQSSMAMRAFHGACPSNMTAVGDLDMERFKGKWYTHSIYPHLSLRVEKCQSTDFMEVEENKFSVVARELNSQTGTVKMRKADILRVEPEFGRYILDTTSTAFPEGVLMYVLDTDYVNFAIRFMCFDASKIFSFHWAVIQTRKRLPSAQVIHMAQYFGKMSGLVIGDMSKVPQESCPYDT